In Melanotaenia boesemani isolate fMelBoe1 chromosome 7, fMelBoe1.pri, whole genome shotgun sequence, a single window of DNA contains:
- the LOC121642975 gene encoding tumor necrosis factor receptor superfamily member EDAR-like isoform X2 yields MMHFMYFPMETCIFTLLLMVPCKLVLSEPSCDQTEFLHPNGTCVACPVCKPGEQLSEDCGFGDGGEGVCIQCEEGTFSTGTGEASCRRCTKCNLLNRLMDSACSPTSDTLCGQCLPGFYELRSMTGEVELFCVPCYSHDTAHEECLLFNARGSKTQGVKMLPEENLREPEETKMKEETFSVVMIGAAIASLIFLIALLLWVFLLTARRFKQIPEHCSEPEGLLSAAHLQNKHQCSHKERAAMQPDIPSETISADDTTRGLGSLGHENEMHPTSIVINVTTNFKPCSQSKDNITQEEQSFSTEEMEQKLQTIWEIAQGQSIEMLDYDSIQDLSLLLDSADSTYILRRLGLSLGVPPQVTAHLHSFQDLFQYLRTSTYTQLPQLAQAAALLPNLEVVSRIHRAVVNK; encoded by the exons ATGATGCATTTTATGTACTTCCCAATGGAAACTTGCATCTTTACTCTTCTTCTAATG GTTCCCTGTAAGCTGGTGCTGTCTGAGCCCAGTTGTGATCAAACAGAGTTCTTACACCCTAATGGCACTTGTGTTGCATGTCCTGTATGTAAGCCTGGAGAACAGCTGTCAGAG GACTGTGGCTTTGGAGATGGTGGAGAAGGAGTCTGTATTCAATGTGAAGAAGGAACGTTCAGCACAGGTACAGGTGAGGCTTCCTGCAGAAGGTGCACCAAATGCAACCTGCTGAACCGCCTGATGGATTCAGCATGCTCACCCACCAGTGACACTCTGTGTGGTCAGTGTCTTCCAGG GTTTTATGAACTAAGAAGTATGACGGGGGAGGTGGAGCTGTTCTGTGTGCCCTGTTATAGCCATGATACAGCCCATGAAGAGTGTTTGCTTTTCAATGCTCGAGGCTCTAAAACAC AGGGTGTCAAGATGTTACCTGAGGAAAATCTCAGAGAACCCGAAGAGACGA aaatgaaagaggaaaCCTTTTCAGTTGTCATGATTGGTGCAGCAATAGCTTCTTTGATTTTCCTCATTGCGCTGCTGCTTTGGGTTTTCCTTTTGACTGCAAGGAGATTCA AGCAGATTCCTGAGCATTGTTCCGAGCCTGAGGGACTGTTATCTGCAGCACACCTTCAGAACAAACATCAGTGCAGCCACAAAGAGAGAGCGGCAATGCAACCAGACATCCCTTCAGAGACCATTTCAGCTGATGATACAACAAG AGGCCTTGGTTCACTGGGCCATGAGAATGAGATGCACCCCACTTctattgtgattaatgtcaCCACCAACTTCAAGCCCTGCAGTCAAAGTAAAGATAACATTACACAGGAGGAACAAAGTTTCTCCACAGAAGAG ATGGAGCAAAAACTACAAACAATTTGGGAGATCGCTCAAG GTCAGAGTATTGAGATGCTTGACTACGACTCCATCCAGGACTTATCCCTGCTGCTCGACTCTGCCGACAGCACCTACATTTTAAGGAGACTCGGGCTGTCTTTGGGTGTCCCCCCTCAGGTCACTGCTCATCTTCACAGCTTCCAAGACCTTTTTCAGTACCTACGCACATCCACCTACACACAACTGCCACAGCTGGCCCAGGCTGCTGCTCTCTTGCCTAATCTTGAAGTTGTTTCAAGGATACATAGAGCTGTTGTGAACAAGTGA
- the LOC121642975 gene encoding tumor necrosis factor receptor superfamily member EDAR-like isoform X1, which yields MISLSLIMQCKCITRRERLHFYHSLFGRVLISFFNHLSPQVPCKLVLSEPSCDQTEFLHPNGTCVACPVCKPGEQLSEDCGFGDGGEGVCIQCEEGTFSTGTGEASCRRCTKCNLLNRLMDSACSPTSDTLCGQCLPGFYELRSMTGEVELFCVPCYSHDTAHEECLLFNARGSKTQGVKMLPEENLREPEETKMKEETFSVVMIGAAIASLIFLIALLLWVFLLTARRFKQIPEHCSEPEGLLSAAHLQNKHQCSHKERAAMQPDIPSETISADDTTRGLGSLGHENEMHPTSIVINVTTNFKPCSQSKDNITQEEQSFSTEEMEQKLQTIWEIAQGQSIEMLDYDSIQDLSLLLDSADSTYILRRLGLSLGVPPQVTAHLHSFQDLFQYLRTSTYTQLPQLAQAAALLPNLEVVSRIHRAVVNK from the exons atgATTTCACTTTCTTTGATAATGCAATGTAAATGCATTACAAGAAGAGAAAGACTTCACTTCTACCACAGCTTGTTTGGAAGAgttctgatttcttttttcaacCATTTGTCCCCGCAGGTTCCCTGTAAGCTGGTGCTGTCTGAGCCCAGTTGTGATCAAACAGAGTTCTTACACCCTAATGGCACTTGTGTTGCATGTCCTGTATGTAAGCCTGGAGAACAGCTGTCAGAG GACTGTGGCTTTGGAGATGGTGGAGAAGGAGTCTGTATTCAATGTGAAGAAGGAACGTTCAGCACAGGTACAGGTGAGGCTTCCTGCAGAAGGTGCACCAAATGCAACCTGCTGAACCGCCTGATGGATTCAGCATGCTCACCCACCAGTGACACTCTGTGTGGTCAGTGTCTTCCAGG GTTTTATGAACTAAGAAGTATGACGGGGGAGGTGGAGCTGTTCTGTGTGCCCTGTTATAGCCATGATACAGCCCATGAAGAGTGTTTGCTTTTCAATGCTCGAGGCTCTAAAACAC AGGGTGTCAAGATGTTACCTGAGGAAAATCTCAGAGAACCCGAAGAGACGA aaatgaaagaggaaaCCTTTTCAGTTGTCATGATTGGTGCAGCAATAGCTTCTTTGATTTTCCTCATTGCGCTGCTGCTTTGGGTTTTCCTTTTGACTGCAAGGAGATTCA AGCAGATTCCTGAGCATTGTTCCGAGCCTGAGGGACTGTTATCTGCAGCACACCTTCAGAACAAACATCAGTGCAGCCACAAAGAGAGAGCGGCAATGCAACCAGACATCCCTTCAGAGACCATTTCAGCTGATGATACAACAAG AGGCCTTGGTTCACTGGGCCATGAGAATGAGATGCACCCCACTTctattgtgattaatgtcaCCACCAACTTCAAGCCCTGCAGTCAAAGTAAAGATAACATTACACAGGAGGAACAAAGTTTCTCCACAGAAGAG ATGGAGCAAAAACTACAAACAATTTGGGAGATCGCTCAAG GTCAGAGTATTGAGATGCTTGACTACGACTCCATCCAGGACTTATCCCTGCTGCTCGACTCTGCCGACAGCACCTACATTTTAAGGAGACTCGGGCTGTCTTTGGGTGTCCCCCCTCAGGTCACTGCTCATCTTCACAGCTTCCAAGACCTTTTTCAGTACCTACGCACATCCACCTACACACAACTGCCACAGCTGGCCCAGGCTGCTGCTCTCTTGCCTAATCTTGAAGTTGTTTCAAGGATACATAGAGCTGTTGTGAACAAGTGA